ttttaggaaaactTTGCAATTTTGTGACTTTTCACATTCTAAGCAAGCTAGATTGAAATCTTTTTgcataattttcttaaaaatactGCAAAAATTTGCATAAGTTTGAGATTTAGAAATCTTATGCGTCACAAAAGAAGGAATCGTTGTGCTACCAACAATAATGATGATAATTTTTGGAAGGATATTCGAGAAAATTTTGTTGAGTTACGTAAATCTATGAATTACATAACTcaaatgaatgaaaaattgAAGTTGCAAGAGCAAACAATGAGGAATCAAATCGCACAACCTATTGCAAGTCAAGTAGATTGTCCAATTTTTTAAGATGACCAACCAAATCAAGATGAGAGAAATGATCCATCTGTCAAAAAGGAATGTTCCAATGAAGAGGTCTTTGAGATTATAAATGAGGGTGATCATCAAAGTTTAAGAGAAGAATCAAAATTTGAATTACTTATGGAGAGCGACAAGATATCTAAGATTGGAGTCATGACAAAGACTCAAGAAAAATGTGATGAGAAAGAAGAGactcaaaacataaagaaaagtACAACATTGATGATACAAGAAAAGAAAGTCAGTTTAATTAAGAGGTGAagtgaaagaaaatataaaaatcataaAAGCGAGCGTACTTTGCACTCTAACATTTTGTGCTATTATTGTTCTTTTGATCTTGATGGTTTAGAGGAGACCTTCGAAAATGAGTTGAATGCAACACTTGTGAAGTTAATATTCTATGCAAAACAAGTGGATACCATTCAACCACCAAAGCGATCTCGAGATGATGACTACAAAATGGCTTTACAAGGCTAACTTAAGATTCGAGGACGAATCTTCTCTCGAAGAGGGGAATGATAAGCAAAATAATTGGCATTGATTAGCTAAAACATAGAATGAGTAACTTTCAAGCTAAATTTTCTACATTTAATGACGAGCTGGAACTTCAAGAGTCACTTAGATACCCAAGGGTCATAATGAATCTAGAAATTCAAATTCATTCACATATTTAATGTATTTTTAGATTCATTCACATCTTCAATATGTACCTATTTAATGAAATGTACTTTCATTTCTTGTTGGAAATGTAATAGGCTCTCACaatacaaatcaagaaacaggagaagaagattgttctcttattcacacaattgagaagaaagaaattgaataatatttcttaaacttgaatttcttactttctttcttgcatacaaatgagaaaccttacacatatttatactagtagaaaaatatattgaaagtcatcaacaataaatatcaatacatgtgactgttcatatatcaatgtatttagtgattaacTATTCCATGTATCTCAACTATCCATGCATATTTAATAATGCAAATTCatgtattaagtttagattaatttaatttcaacatCCTTCCTTAATCTAGACTTGAGCAACTCTaagtttttctttgaatttaacAAATAAGTCAAACTTGAGCGCCTTTGTAAAAATATCTGCCACTTGATCTTGAGTCTTGCAATATTTTACTATCACTTCTCCATCTTTAACCAAGTCTCTgataaaatgatatttgattCTAATATGCTTGCTTCTTCCATGGAAAACTAGGTTCTTTGATAATGCTATGGCAGATCcattatcacaaaataaaacaGTTTCACTTCTTTGAGTacacttcaattcttttaacatCCACCTAAGCCATAAAGCTTGACATCCAGCTGCAGCTAACGAGATATATTCTGTTTCGATTGTAGAAAGGGCAACAACAGATTGTTTCTTTGAAATCCATGAAAAAACACCTGAACTCATACTAAAAAGATAACCAGATGTACTTTTATGATCATTCACATTACCACCCCAGTCACTATCACAAAAACCAAACAACACTGATTCTAAAACCTTCTTgtaataaatttcaaaatgaatGGTGCCAAGAATGTAACCAAGAATACTTTTACCTGCTTTCCAATGACTTATTTTCGGGTTTGTCATAAATTTGCTTAATATacttacaacaaataaaatagcaGGTCTTGTTGTTGTCAAGTACATTAAGCTTCCGACTAAGCTTCAATACAAACTTGGATCAACTGCTTCTCCAATATCATCCTTGCACAATTTCAAATTTGCATCCATGAGAGTGTTGCAAGGTAAAGCATTTTCCatccgaaatttttttagtaaatcatGAGCATACTTTTGTTCTGAAATGACAAtttctccttcattttgattaacTTCAATTCCGAGAAAGTAATGGATGAGACCCATATCACTCAACTCAAATTCTCAAATTCATTTTTCATGGAATTCTTAAAATCATCACataaaaatttatcatttcCAATAAAAAGTAAATCATTAACGTAAAGAGAAACAATGAGAAATTTGTCATACTTGTCTTTTTTTACATAGAGTGCATGCTCATATGGATACCTTCAAAATCATgtctttagaaaaaaattgtCGATACGACTGTACCAAGCTCGCAGAGCTTGCTTCAATCCATACAAGGCCTTTTTCAACTTGTAcgctttttcttcttctcccctTTTCACATAGCCCAAAGGTTGTGCAACAAATATCTTTTCCTTCAAGTGTCCATTCAAAAAAGTAGattttacatccatttgataaaatTTCCATCCATTTTGAGCAACTAATGACAAAATCAATCGAATGGTCTCAATTCTTGTCACAGGGGCAAATATTTCTTCATAATCCACATCATATTCCTGCTTGTAGCCTTTTACAACAAGTCTTGCCTTGTATTTTTCAACATTACCATCTGATTTCAACTTTGTTCTGTACACTCATTTTACTCTAAGAGCTTGTTTGTTTGTCAGAAGCTCCATCAACTCccatgttttatttcttcttatCGCATCAATTTCTTAATCCATTGCAATCTTCCATTTCTCATCTTGGATGGCTTCATCAAAAGTTACAAGATCAACACCAGCAAACAATGCAAAATTAGCAAAATTATCATCATTAATTTTGTTAGTAGTATTATAAATTTCTTGAATACTCCTCATTCTCCTTGATGAGATTTCAACATCACTTGTGGAAGATGGCGTTGAAGATGAAGCTGACTCCACCGCTTGAATTTCTGCTTGCTCTAATTCTTGAGCAACTTTATTTTCATCTATATTAACATGAAATGGACTTTTAGCTTCATCAACGTCGTCATTCCAGTTCCATGATTCATCTTCATTGAAAATCACATCTCTGctgataataatttttcttgacacaggaTTATACAATCGATAAGCTTTAGAATTTTCACTATAACCTACCATAATACATTTTTCAGATTTATCATTAAGCTTGCCTCTTAGCTGATTTGGAATATAAGAATAAGCTATACTCCCAAACACTCTCAAATGACTAACAGATAATTTCTCACCACACCATGCTTCATAAGGAGTCATACCTAGAATACTCTTTATTGGAGCTCAATTCAAAATGTAAACAGTACATGCAACATCATCTCCCCAAAACTCGTTTGACagattttttgcttttagcaTACTTCTCGCCATTTCCATGATTgttctattctttctttctgcaactccattttgttgtggaGTCATTCGAGCTATCATTTGATGATGAAGTCCTTGCTCCTtgaaaaaattaccaaaagctATATATTTTCCACCATGGTCAAATCTCAAAGTTTTTATCTTGTGACCACTTTGATTTTCAGCTAAAGCTTTGAAAGATTTAAAACATACAAGTGCTTCactcttttctttcaaaaactaaatccaCAACTTTCTACTAAAATCATCgatgaaggttatgaaatattGATTACCTCCATTTATTGTTGTTCGCATAGGACCACACAGATCTATATAAATCAACTTGAGAGGTGTAAAGGCTCCCCAAGCTTTTCCGGTTGGAAATGAATGTCAATGATGTTTTGCAAGAATACACACTTCACAAATATCTGTCTCATAGTTGATATTTTGTATACCTCTCACCATATGATTTTTGCACAAATAAGATATTGATCTGAAGTTTAAGTACTATATCGAAAATGCCAAAGCCAGGATGAATCCTTTAATATGCTGTTGAAGCAAGATATTTGACCATATGTAAAGTTAAAAGGAAACATCTTATTAGCAGTCATTTTTACCTTAGCAATAAGAACACCGGTCTGATCTTTAATTGCACATATGTCACCTTCAAATGCAACTTTTAAACCTCGCTGAAGCAGTTGGCCAATACTCAAAAGATTATGCTTTAGACCTGGAACATAGAACACATTTGTAACTCGTTTTGTGCCTTTCTTTGTCTTTACAAGAATATCACCTTGGCCTTTGACTTGTAGTCTGGTATTATCATCAGTCTTCACTTCACTTTGAAAAGATTCATCCAAAGTTACAAATATACTTCTATTTCCTATCATGTGGTTACTACAACCACTATCAAGATGTCATGTAGGCTTTACAACATCGTCTTGAACACTACATGCGAGGAATATAATGCcttcatcatttttcttatgtTCTTTATGCATATTCATGGTGGTATTTCCACCTCTACTTTTTTGTGCCCAACAATCTACTTGGAAATAACCATACTTTCTGCAATTAAAACATTCAATGTGAGAGAAATTACGACGACCACCTCCTTGGTTTCTGCCAAAGCCTCTTCCTCTTCCGCTTCCTCTTCCTCGAGATAAAGAAGAGCTTTATTAtgaatttttagaatttgcacCACTTCTATTATCATAGTTTCTTCCACCACCTCATCTTTCAAGACCACCACATCTTCCACGTGAACCACCTTTGAATGAAGTTTGCATTTGGAAAGCTTCCTCGGAATTAACATCAAGTTGTTTTAATCTTAGCTCATGGGATTGAAGAGAACCCATCAAGCTATTTATAGACAACATAGATAAGTCTTTCGATTCTTCAATTGCAATGACGATATGCTCAAATTTTCTTGGCATATTTCTAAGAATCTTTTCAAAAACTCTTTGATTGCCTACTTCTTCACCATTTGATCTTAAACTATTGACAATTACAAGAATACGATTGAGAAATTCTTCAATAGTTtcagtttctttcattttaatgcAATCAAATTCGGATCAGAGAGCTTGTAACCTTATCATCTTTACCTTATCTTCTCCTTGATAGGTAGATTGTAGAATATCCCAAGTTGCCTTTGCAGAAGTAGCTATTGAAATTCTATCGAAAATAAATTCATCAACAACTTGATAAATGAAGAATAAAGCCTTCTTGTCTTTCTTACGATTTTCTCTTAACTCAACAAGTTGTTGATTTGTGAGCTCACTCTGATTCTCAACTTCAATGTATCCTCTTTCAACAATATCCCACAATTCTTGAGAGCCATATAACACTTTCATTTGAATATTCCCTTGATTAAAATTCTTCCCCCTGAACCTTGGAAGTTGGGGTTGTAACATGTTACCATTTGAAGCCATATCTAACCGGAGCTCTAATACCACTTGTTGAAAATGTAATAGGCCCTTACaatacaaatcaagaaacaagagaagaagattgttctcttattcacacaattgagaagaaagaaattgaataatatttcttaaacttaAATTTCTTACTTCCTTTCTTGCATACAAATGAGAAaccttacacatatttatactagtagaaaaatatattaaaagtaatcaacaataaatatcaatacGTGTGACTCTTTatatatcaatgtatttagtgattaacTATTCCATGTATCTCAACTATTCATGCATATTTGATCTTGAGTCTTTTTCGATTGGAAGATACAATGATAGTATCTTATGTGATGTTGTACCTATGCACGCTGGAGAAATTTTGTTGGGAAGACCATGGCAATTTGATAGAAAAGCTATTCATGATGGTTATCTTAACCGATACAAATTCACTAAAGATGGTAGAAAAACCATTCTTCTTCCTTTGTCCACTAATGATGTGTATGATGAGCAATGAAAGTTAGAGAAATGAGagtcaaatttgaaaaaaaaatgagaaagaggaaaaaaatacTTTGAGGGGAAAAAGCAAGAGAGAAAATAGTTTTCTTGATGAGAATGTGAAAAATAAGTGTGCAGAAAAAGAAATgagtggaaaaaaaaagaaaatatccaAGAGAGAAAATAGAAAGAACAGAGAGTCTAATAGCTAGAAATAGAGAGGTTAGAAAAGTTTTGTTTTCCACAAAAACAGTTTTTATACTTTTGTGCAAAGCCCCTTGTTTTCTAACTAATGATTCAAATACTTATTTACCTAGTGTTTTTCTTAGTTTGTTGCAGGAATTTAAGGATATTTTTCCTGAAAACATACCAAGTGGGTTGCCACCACTTAGAGGAATTAAGCACCAAATTGATTACCTTTCAGAAGTTGTCATTCCAAATAGGCCAGCTTATCGAGCTAATCCTACAGAGacaaaagaaattcaaaaacaaTTGGATGAATTGCTTGCAAAAGGATACGTGAGGGAAAGTCTAAGCCCTTGTTCTGTTCCCGTAATCTTGGTTCCAAAGAAGGATGAGGCTTGGAGAATGTGCGTGGATTGTAGAGCCATCAACAAGATTACGGTAAAATATCGTCACCCTATACCTAGACTTGATGATATGTTAGATGAATTGCATGGATCTATTTTATTTACTAAAATTGATCTTAAGTTTGGATATCATCATATTAGGATGAAAGTTGAAGATGAATGGAAAACTTCATTTAAGACTAAGTATGGATTGTATGAGTGGTTAGTTATACCTTTTGGTCTTACCAATGCACCTAGTACATTTATGCTTCTCATGAATCATGTTTTGCGTGAgtaaatagaaaaatatgtgGTCGTTTActttgatgatattttgatttattcaCAGTCTTTAAACATGCATGTGCAACATATTAAACAGGTTTTGTGTGCTTTGAGAAAAGCTCAGTTGTTTGCCAATATGAAAAAATGTACATTTTATCTGGATAAGATTAACTTTCTTGGGTTTGTTATTTCTACAAATGGCATTGAAGTTGATAATGAGAAAGTTAAAGCTATCTAAGAATGGCcacaacctaaaaattctagcgAAGTTAGATCTTTTCATGGCTTAACTAGTTTTTATAAGAGGTTCATCAAGGACTTTAGCACCATTGCTACACCACTAACCGATATGGTTAAAAAAACATGTTGTTTTCCAATAAAGAGAACCTCAAAAAAAGgcatttaatattttaaaagaaaatttaagtTCTGCACCTTTGTTGCCATTACCTAACTTTGAAAATACATATGAAATTGAGTGTGATGCTAGTGGAATAGGGATTTGAgctgttttaatgcaggagtaAAAACCTATTATGTAGTTTAGCGAGAAGTTGAATGGTGCTACTTTGAACTATCTAACTGATGACAAGGAGTTGTATGCTTTGGTAAGGGTATTATAAACTTGGCAGCATTAATTATGGCTAAAGGAATTTGTCATCCATACTGCTCATGAGAGTTTGAAGTATCTCAAAGGACAAGATAAGTTAAATCATCGTCATGCTAAGTGGATGAAATTTCTTGAATCATTTTCCTATGTCATAAGGTATAAAAGTGGTAAGGAAAATGTTGTTGCCAATGCATTATCTAGGAGACATAGTTTTCTATCCACTTTATCTTCTAAATTAATAGGATTTGAGTTTTTGAAAGAAAAGtatgaaaatgatgatgattttggcgattttttttccaaatgtGTGAGTAGAAcaacaataaataatttttatgtttttgatGGATTTTTGTTTAAGAAAGATAAACTTTGCATTCCAAAGGGTTCATATGGAGAATTGCTTGTAAAGGAAGTACATAGGGGTGGTTTAATGGatcatttttctaaatttaaaacATATGAAACACCCAAGAGTCATTTTTATTGGACACATATGCAACATGATGTTCACAAAGTTTGTCGTACATGCATTACATGTCAAGAAGCTAAATCTAATTGTAGGCCACATGGATTGTACACACCTTTGTCTGTCCCTAATGCACCTTGGGCTGATTTGTCTATGGATTTTATTATTGGTCTTCCCAGGTCTAGGAAAGGACATGATAGCATCTTTGTTGTTGTTGATCGTTTTAGCAAAATGTCACATTTCATTGCATGTCATAAAGCTGATGATGCCAATGATGTTGCTAATTTATTCTTTAGGGAAGTTGTAAGGTTGCATGGCATTCCAAGTTCAATAGTTAGTGATCGAGATGTCAAGTTCTTAAGTCATTTTTGGAAAGTTTTGTGGGGAAAGTTGGGAACTAAGTTGTTGTTTTCTACCACATGTCACCCACAAACTGATGGCCAAACTGAGGTTGTCAATCGAACGTTAATAACTTCGCTTAGGACAATTCTTAAAAAGAATCTTCGCATGTGGGAGGAAATTTTGCCTTTCGTTGAGTTTACTTATAATAAAGCTATCCATAGTACAACTAAATGCTCTCCTTTTGAAATAGTCTATGGTTTTAACCCTAAGACACCTCTTGATTTATTACCATTGCCAACTAACAAGTTTGTACATCTTGATGCCAAATCAAAAGCTGAATTTGTCAAGAAGCTTCATAAGCAAGTAAAAGAGAGAATTGAAAAGCACAATGACAAGGTGGCCAAAGAGTGAATCAAGGAAGGACACCGCTCATTTTAAAACCAGGAGATTGGGTTTGAGTTCATTTTCGAAAGGAGCATTTTCCAAACCAAAGGAAGTCCAGTTACATCCAAGGGGAGATGGACCATTCAAGTTTCAGAAAAGATCAACGATAATGCATACAAAGTTGATCTCCGGGGTAAGTATCATGTAAGTGCTACATTTAATGTCACGAACTTATCCTTGTTTGATGTAGGTAACTTTGATTTGAGGACGAATCCTTTCGAAGAGGGGGAGAATGATACGATGTTGAACAGTGAAGCTCACACCAActcaaatgaagaggaaaatGAAACACATGCTGGAAATTCATGGGAGAACATTCAAAGTCAAACCAATCAAGAGGCAATCATTATGACTCAAGGGTCAATGACAAAAGCTAGAGCTAAAAGACTTCAAGATAGATTAAATGCTTGTTTACAAGCTAGATTTTCGGTCTTCAATAAAAAGTTAAATCTTCAAGAGTCACTTGGACACTCAAGGGTCATAATGAATCTAGAAATTATGATTTATTCACATCTTTAATACATTTCTagattcattcacatttttaatGCATTTTAGGTTCATTCACATCTTTTATTTGTACCTATTTAATGGAATGTACTTCATTTATTAGGGTAGTTGAAAGggcataaaattaaatgttgtgtCCTTTCATATAACATTTGAAACTAGTATAAATAGGGTTGTAGTTTCCACATTTAAAAGACAACTTAAATTTGAATGACATTTTCTCATAGAGTGTTTCTCTCAAGCTTCATGCTTTCCTTTGTATTCTTTTGTTAGAATGGATGCTTAGGACTTTTAATCTAGTTTGATCAATTAGATTGTGGAGAGTTTGAAATCTTGAAGTTAGGAACAAGTTCTCCTTTCTTCTTGATCTTTGATCAATCTTTCCAAGCCAAATCTGTTTAGCTTTCTTGAGTTGTTAACTAATTGTTTAATCGAGGTTATTCTTATTACTATTGTGGGCGTTCACCTAGGATAAGGGGAGTTCTCAAACGTGATTGAGGTAGTTCCGTTTATCAAAATGACTACACAATTCTTATATATACATACcggttgagattcttcattttcaGTCAAAATAGATAACTGCACATCGTCAATTGTCAAAGTTTGTTTCTCAGTCAGTggttcatcttttttttttttaatttcaactaACTTATCAACTACTATTTGACTTATTTTGATCCTCAAATGGTTTCttagtaactgcttcatcattttttttaatctcaacctGTTGTTATCCATCAAAAGCTTTATTTTGCCTCATATCCTCAAGATTTGATAATCTAACCAGCCTCTTTTTCTTTATCGATGTTTGTTG
This region of Cucumis melo cultivar AY chromosome 7, USDA_Cmelo_AY_1.0, whole genome shotgun sequence genomic DNA includes:
- the LOC127150400 gene encoding uncharacterized protein LOC127150400; amino-acid sequence: MASNGNMLQPQLPRFRGKNFNQGNIQMKVLYGSQELWDIVERGYIEVENQSELTNQQLVELRENRKKDKKALFFIYQVVDEFIFDRISIATSAKATWDILQSTYQGEDKVKMISLRSNGEEVGNQRVFEKILRNMPRKFEHIVIAIEESKDLSMLSINSLMGSLQSHELRLKQLDVNSEEAFQMQTSFKGGSRGRCGGLER